The Terriglobia bacterium genome includes a window with the following:
- a CDS encoding ABC transporter permease: protein MRLPYEPYLALRYLRFHRGRTFLSVISLISVAGVTVGTAALVIALALMTGFQQDIRQRIQSGSAHLTVLKPGEPSFEGAEALAARVRALDGVNEAGPVLLSHAMLVNEEAASPAYVELEGIDPARHSRVIADGTDDPLAVLAAPRAGGREGIVLGEELATRLAVRRGDRVRLLVPKVSLTPFTPIPRSRVLEVSGTFHSEAFPLSAERAYVGLETARRLLDAPGLASWVEIRLRNLKDLGRVKSDLKRLLGTGYLVVDLMELEQNRDLLKALNTEKFILFLAIALIVVVASLNIVSTLILMVADKMKEIGTLTAMGAKPSGIALVFVLQGLVIGVVGAVFGIASGSAISFWLDRFRVIKLNPEVYYITHVPFALRGSDTGFVAALTLAVSLLATIYPAFKAATLDPVEAIRHE from the coding sequence GTGCGCCTCCCGTACGAGCCGTACCTCGCCCTGCGTTACCTGAGATTCCACCGGGGGAGGACCTTCCTCTCGGTCATCTCGCTGATCTCGGTGGCGGGGGTGACCGTCGGGACGGCGGCGCTCGTCATCGCGCTCGCGCTGATGACCGGATTCCAACAGGACATCCGCCAGAGGATCCAGAGCGGGAGCGCCCACCTCACGGTGCTAAAGCCCGGCGAGCCGTCGTTCGAAGGGGCGGAGGCGCTGGCGGCGCGCGTTCGGGCGCTCGACGGAGTGAACGAGGCCGGGCCGGTGCTGCTCTCGCATGCGATGCTGGTGAACGAGGAGGCGGCTTCCCCGGCATACGTCGAGCTCGAGGGGATCGACCCGGCGCGCCACAGCCGGGTCATCGCCGACGGCACCGACGACCCGCTGGCGGTGCTGGCGGCGCCCAGGGCCGGCGGGCGTGAGGGCATCGTCCTCGGCGAGGAGCTGGCGACGAGGCTCGCCGTGCGAAGAGGGGACCGCGTGCGCCTGCTCGTCCCCAAGGTGTCGTTGACGCCGTTCACGCCGATTCCCAGGAGCCGCGTGCTCGAGGTGTCGGGCACGTTCCACTCCGAGGCGTTCCCGCTGAGCGCCGAGCGCGCCTACGTGGGCCTGGAGACGGCGCGCCGCCTGCTGGACGCCCCCGGACTTGCATCCTGGGTCGAGATCCGGCTCCGGAATCTCAAGGACCTCGGCCGAGTCAAGTCGGACCTCAAGCGGTTGCTGGGGACCGGCTACCTCGTCGTCGACCTGATGGAGCTCGAGCAGAACCGCGACCTCCTGAAGGCCCTGAACACGGAGAAGTTCATCCTCTTCCTCGCGATCGCGCTCATCGTCGTCGTCGCATCCCTCAACATCGTCTCGACCCTCATCCTGATGGTGGCCGACAAGATGAAGGAAATCGGGACGCTGACCGCCATGGGGGCGAAGCCGAGCGGGATCGCGTTGGTGTTCGTCCTGCAGGGGCTCGTCATCGGCGTTGTCGGGGCGGTCTTCGGCATCGCGTCGGGCTCCGCCATCTCCTTTTGGCTGGACCGCTTCCGGGTGATCAAGCTCAACCCGGAGGTGTACTACATCACCCACGTCCCGTTCGCCCTCCGCGGGTCCGACACCGGGTTCGTGGCCGCGCTGACCCTGGCGGTCTCGCTGCTGGCGACCATCTATCCGGCGTTCAAAGCGGCGACGCTCGACCCGGTCGAGGCGATCCGCCATGAGTGA
- a CDS encoding ABC transporter ATP-binding protein, producing the protein MSEPLLAAHGIAKSYPSGARRIEVLKGLTLEIAAGEAVAVVGDSGVGKSTLLHILGGLDRADSGRLVFGGREVAVSDAAAISEYRNRGIGFVFQLHHLLPEFTAIENVVMPFRIGRRLAGGEATARSVLERLGLGDRLHHRPAALSGGEQQRVAIARAVAPGPAVVLADEPTGNLDPATGGAVFSLLRELQAERGFSLVVATHSGRLARECHRILRLEDGRLRSLGEFETREYFEGAG; encoded by the coding sequence ATGAGTGAGCCGCTTCTCGCCGCCCATGGCATCGCGAAGAGCTACCCCAGCGGGGCGCGCAGGATCGAGGTCCTGAAAGGTCTCACCCTCGAGATCGCCGCGGGCGAGGCCGTCGCCGTGGTGGGGGACTCGGGCGTCGGCAAATCGACGCTGCTCCACATTCTGGGCGGGCTCGACCGCGCGGATTCGGGGCGCCTCGTCTTCGGGGGACGGGAGGTCGCGGTGAGTGACGCTGCGGCGATCTCCGAGTACAGGAATCGCGGGATCGGTTTCGTCTTCCAGCTGCACCACCTGCTGCCGGAATTCACCGCGATCGAGAACGTGGTGATGCCGTTCCGCATCGGGCGCCGCCTTGCCGGGGGCGAGGCGACCGCGAGATCCGTTCTGGAGCGTCTGGGACTCGGGGACCGCCTGCACCACCGTCCCGCCGCGCTGTCCGGCGGCGAGCAGCAGCGCGTTGCCATCGCTCGTGCGGTGGCGCCGGGGCCCGCGGTGGTGCTCGCGGACGAGCCGACGGGCAATCTCGACCCCGCCACGGGGGGGGCGGTCTTCTCGCTGCTTCGCGAGCTCCAGGCCGAGCGGGGCTTCTCGCTGGTGGTCGCCACCCACAGCGGCCGGCTCGCCCGCGAATGTCATCGCATCCTGCGCCTCGAGGACGGGCGGCTCAGATCGCTCGGCGAATTCGAGACGCGCGAGTACTTCGAGGGCGCGGGGTAG